tgatcttataacgcaatgcagtgcatacagggcattcattcaaattctcgtattcaccgcggtagaggatacagttgttaatgcatgcatgtatcttcagaacctctaaacctagagggcagacaaccttctttgcttcgtacgtactggcgggcaactcgttattcttcggaaacatattcttcaacattttcagcaaattttcaaatgatgagtcacctacaccttcctgtgtcttccattttagcaaatccagtgtgcagcccagctttttcagactattatcgcatcctggatacaacgactttttgtgatcctctaacatgcgatccaaattctccctatccttgtcagtttcgcagcgtctccgtgcatcagcaatggtccgaccaagatcatcagcgggctcatcatgtgcctcttcttcaccttcacctaacccttccccaccttcagcatcatcctccatgaaagtatcaccgaaatgatcatgatagttgtcatcgatatcatccccttcttcatcttcttccattctaacccctctttctccatgcttggtccaacaattatagcttcgcatgaaaccgcgccgaagcaggtgcatgtgaacctctcttgaggaggagtaacccttctgattcttacagacagcacatggacagataataaaacctcgctgcttgttcgcatttgccactacgaggaaatctttcaaacccgtagtgaactcgccggagagtcggggaccgtacatccattgccgattcatctgcattattattatataaagtatataattaaccatcatgcatttgttaaactaactagctagaaataatacaaattaaacaatgaactacacacatgcatattttatcaatgacacatgaaaggttcaagttgctaaccgcgatcgcggaggaaaaataaatgagaaagctcaagtgtggctcggacacttcatatcatgtttgtttcaggctctcgggcatttcatcgaacaccttgtgtgcataggaggaaccaaaagcaaacccaccacccccttctgaaaattgtgaagtgagctgagtgaagtgaagtgagctgagtcctatatatagggatgggcctttagtcccggttggcctggccaaccgcgactaaaggccttcgggggcctttagtcccggttggcctggccaaccgcgactaaaggccttcggggacctttagtcccggttggccaggccaaccgggactaaagcccctcccgtccgccagctggatgggcctttagccccggttggcctggccaaccgcgactgaaggccttcggggacctttagtcccggttggccaggccaaccgggactaaagcctctcctgtccgccagctgtcgaccgagcgcgctgggcccagatagttggtcgcgggtctcctcccgaaccgcgactaaaggccccttttgttgcggttcgattgttttggggactaatgggggcgtatggaagcctctttttctactagtgcatataTGTACATCATATGGAATTATACATGGATCCTCCAGGTTGTTACACTTGCCCCCTGGCACGCACCGTCGAAAACACCCTGTCTTTTTTTTTTCTGCGAGAGAAATTTCCAATCTATTCATCAATCATGACAATACAAAAAACACAAGaggtaataaaaattacaaccaGGTCTATGGACCATTTAGCAACGACTACAAGCACTCGAGTGAGcggaaggcgcgccgccgtcatcgtccCTCCCTCATCGGTATCACGTACAGTACTTTTCCTACAAGAAATTAAATATCCCGTTGTTGATCGCATGGATATTATACGACATGTCTGCTTGGAACCTTCCACAGCAGCCGCCAGCGGCTAGCGAGAAGAAAAAGATAGCTGCAGTTGCTTGCGTCGTATTACTCGAGCGGCCTTTGTTTTTCTACCTAGCTCCGAGGCCATCATTGTTACTACCCTGCTATGCTGTATGTATGCCATGCAGTACGAGTACCATAACAAATACACTGGATATTTTAAGTGTTTATGCATCATTTTAGAAAATATTCATTTATTTAAAAGAAGTGTTCAACTATTCAAAAAAGTTAATGTAGCTTATTAAAATGTTTTCTTTAAGAAATATtcttttttttaacacagtacagacgcaagcgctcatatacacgcgcatacattcacccctatgaacgcacacacgcacaccctacccctatgagcaccttcgaaagactgagccgtcatatcatcttgaaatttatgaagtcaccgtaggcacctcgtcgtcgacgggaacgtctcctcccactgaatgcgcatcgccggaaatcctgaaataaatccaggaataaatgcgagtaacatgacttgaaccctggtgggctggagatatcacagtccctctaaccatccaaccacaggttggttcgcaaaaaaatatTCTTTTATAGAAATGGAAAATGGTGAAAATAAAAATTAAGACAAAAAggtaaaataaaacaaaaaaaggaaGGAAAAAATATCGGGACAAAAATCACTGAAACCCCCCTAAGCACGCCCTCCCACCGCATACAGCAGGGCCTAACCCACGCCCGAGGGCTGGCGGGCAATCCCCTAAAACTCTAAACTCCCTGGTGCGTCGATGGTTTGGGGGCGAGTGGGCCCATGCTGTCAATGTATGCTCGCAGGGGCTTGGGCCTTTTTGTTTGTCGCGTGCTTTACATATCGCTCCTTCCTCATTAGGTGATGGGGCTGCATGATTTCCGGAGTAATGGGGtgtgttgagtttggtgtggttCCGAGCGGGGCGGCAGTTGCCGCAATCGTGTGGGGCCTTGGATTGGGAGCAGACAGTGCGCTGCCGCTTCTCTGCATTCTCTGCCTCCTCCTCGAGTGTCCGCGTCGCCTTCGTCTGCCTTGTTGTGTGCCCAACACTGCAGTCTTTTCGAGTAGGGGTACGCGGGGTGCGCCTTCGGTCTGCACTTTGCATCGTTTACGTCCGACCTACTGTATGATTGGCTCCTTTTCCTCACTTTACGTATTTCCCATTTGTTGTTGCCATGTGCGCTTGTTGCTACCAGGGTGTTGCGGATTTGGCATTGGATTGAAATGGCTAATGTTCGATTTTTGCTTTGTGGTTGGGCGGTTTTGACTTTTCCAATGTGATGTCATGCATGTTGCTGCTATAGGAGTGTGAGTGGTCGGTTCGGGTTGTACCATGTGTTTGCATTGTTGTTTCTCAAATTAACTCTAATGCGTATTTATGGTCAGACGGGTTTAGTGTTAGGTTTGGTTAACAAATGTAGATTTTTGTTGAGGTGATGTCATGGCGAAAAAAGTATGGGCTTGACCATTAGGGTTTTCTGATGTGATAGACAAAGCTACAAGCTTATGTTCCTATCATAAAAAAATAGTTAATTTGTAAGTGTTATACTCAGAAATTATCAAGATTTAGGATTAGTGATATGAGAAGAGTTTAGTTTATTTATTGTGTTTTGTTGTGATTAACGAAGATGAGATGAGATCAAAGTATTGTAATGTTTTGCATATATTTGTTCATTACATCTCTAGATTGTTGAGCTACTATTACCGTTTAACCTTCTGTATAGCGCAAAATTCATGCTTATAACGAACGCTTCATCTCAAGAGTTGGTGACATTAGTTTACTACTAGATTGCTAGCTTTCTTGGTATGCTTCGTTGGCAAATTTTGACAGGATTCGAATCTTGTTTGAGTCTGCGACAAACTAAGTTTGACACAGATTTGAGGTGTGCATGAAACTTTTGTGTTTTACTGTATAATCACTCTACTTCTGTGCCTTTGCAGTCACCTTTGCACCAATTTAATTGTGTTTTATCATATAATGTAGATAATTCATTGATTAATTCGCAGTGATGTTATAAGGAGAGGAAGTTGGACCTTTGTGAAGAAAGTATATTTTCATAACCCTAGAAAAAAAATGTTCGAATTTTTTTGCACAGAGACACTGGGCCAGAACGGGTACCTATGAGAGGCCTAAGGGGCCGAGCTGCCCAACTTACAATGGCGCCTAGGGGGCTCGGGTGACTATCTGGTGCTATGGGAGCACCTCACATTAGGTGCTCCCAATTTTCAAAATGTACATTGaaatgtttaaaaaaaatgatttttttgtgGATGTTAGCATCACATGAATGTACAATCCCTAAATTTTTTCAAATCAAAATATTAAATACAcattgagaaacaaaaaagacaaatccagGATGAATGTTTTGCGGGAAAACCCCTGAACATTCCCGAAATGACACTTTGGTCCACACCCCGTGATGCTGCCCATTCGATCTCAGATTGACGACCGACGTCGCGTGGGAGCACCTAATGTGAGGTGCTTCCGTAGCACCAGAAATTCTCCCTAGGGGCTCCTAGGGCCATGTGTAAAATACTTTTGCAACTTGTGATTGATGCATGTCCATATTCATTTATTATCGGTCTCTCACTTTTAAATATGATGTCATGTTTGTCCAGTTTGAGTTTCGactgaggacaagcaaggtctaagatTCGGGGAGCTGGTACAACATTTGTATCACTATTTAGGAGGATAAACACTCTTCTTTTGTGCCTTTGCAATCACCTTTGAATCAATTTACTAGTGGTTTATTACATAATGCAGATAATTCATGGATTAATTCCTAGGCATGCTGTCATGGAAGGAATTTGGACCGTTGTGAACAAAGTATATTTTGGGactgaagaaaaataaaaaacattTTTTCGGAAGTTCATGCACTAGATGAGCCAATGGGCTGGAAGGGGGTACTTGGGCTTGCAATTTTGGATTTGGTTTTTAATGAGCATGTACAGAGTCTAGGTTTCCGTTTTGGGGAGATTTTGATGGCATGGGTTCATTAGTTTCAGACCTATCTTAGTCTTAATTAGATATGTATTACTATGATGGGTAAGATTTGTAGATGATATTTAACCCAATTATTTATTACTATGATGGGTAAGATTGTGATATGTTAATTATGTATTTTAAAAATACTAAACATGTATAAAATGTTACTGGTTTTTAGGAAAAAATtaaaacatgcatgaaaaataggcATAAAAATATAAATTTCAAAATATGTTAATTATGTATTTGCAGaatgttaaacgtgtatataAAATATTCATGATTATATGAAAAATGCATAAATAAAAAGTAAACATTAAAAAAGATGTTGGAAACAATATTAATCATGTATATAGAAAAATGTTAGTTGTGTATAGGAAAATGTCCCTCCAGTATATGAAAAATGCACATTGTGAGTGAAAAAAATAATATGCGTGTGTTAAAAAAAACTGAATTAAATAGCAAAAAAAATTGTAAACCGGTAAGAAAGAAAGAATGCGTACAAAAGAACACTGAAAACAAAAAGGAAACCGaataaagaaaaacaaaaaacaaactAAAACAAATTTTATTTGTGTATTCCAAAAATATTAAACATTAATAGAAAATTGATAGGAGATATATGAAAAATTTAAAACATACATGCTACTTTTGACTTAGAAACacatatttgaaaaaatgttaattatttatttgaaaatgttaaatgtCTATGAAAATTATTCCTGATGTATAGAAAAAAATCTAtaacatgtattaaaaaattaGACATCTAAACTTATACTGCAAAAGAATATTAATCATGTATATTGAAAAATAgacatgtataaaaatgtcctTGAAAAAAGAAGACATTTTTTGAAATAATAGAAAAATGAATAACAACATTGTACAACGGGAATAAAAAAGAATAAAAATTTGACAAAAGAACACGGAAAACCaaggaagaaaaaggaaaaggaaaaacaaaagatGGAAAAAATAAAACTAGAAAAAGCTCATTATCTATTTGAAAAgtgttaaacatgtataaaaatgTTACTGATGTAGACAATTTTTTTAAACATACATGAAAAAATTTATTTGAGAAAagtgtatataaaaatgttaaacGTATGTAAAATATATTCATGATGTATACAAAAATTCTATAACGAGTTGAAAAAAGTATATATTAAAACATATATGTAAAAATAGTATTAATCATGTATATAAGAAATGTTAGACTTGTATAGAAAAATGTCCGTGATGTATACAGAGAATTTACATTGTGCATGAAAATAAATAGACACATGTTGAATATAagggaaaaaaatagaaaacaagaCAATGTAAACCAATAAGGAAATAATAAAGCCGAAAAAAATGAAAAAGACCATAGAAAACTAAAGAAATAAGAAATtgaaaataataaataaaatgaTAAACTGGAAAGTGAGAAAAAAATGAGAAAACCCAAGAAAAAAATGTCTACAAGTGTGGAAAACCGAAAAAAACACAATAGAAGAAAACCTAGCACTACAGTCTTTGGTCGGCCTGATGCCATCCGCACGTAGGTGTTTTCTAATACGGATGTGTATGGGCTAGACATAGGATTTGCGCCAATGTCCAATGTTATCTCTTTTGGGATACCGGCATTGGGCCATTtttaaaaacaaaaacaaaaaaaaaggcTTTGCACCTTTTCGTTCTTTATCATGAAAAGTGGATGGTTTAGTGATGGTGGGCCACAACAGGCTAGGAACGAAGCACATCGAGTCATCAGTTGGCtcaaaagaattaaatggaagatGGATATCTTTAAAAAAAAATGGAAGATGGAATTAATGAATACCTCAAAACAAGAGAAGGATTAGTTGAAGAATACTTACATGCTTGTTGCTTACGGAGGTGGAAAACATTGCCGAAACGGGCTTAACCTAGCGAActaatatctcaaaagagaaaaaCCGAGCAAACTAAGCATGGTGGCAGAGAGTCAAAAGGGGCACACACATGACCAACGGCAAGCTAGCAACATACGCACCCACCACAGCGATAGCGACGACACATGTGGTACTCTCGATTCCATATTATGAATGGACATTCGATTGTTCTATCAACTTTATTTAGTGATTATTTTTAGATGCCTAAATATTGCCTTAATATGTTTGTATTGATGACTGTTGCCACAGGCACTCCAGCACCAGACCAACGTGGACGTGCCGATAGGGACAACACAACATCCATCGACCGACCCAACGACAGGATTTCAGAAAAGGCATGTCTTTGATTCTCATTCTATTGATGCCATCCTCAGCGACTTCATACATATGAATATAGTTGAATTTGTTAAGAGCCCCTATATTCTTGGGCCCTCAAAATCTCAGCAACCGGAGGAAGAGATTGCATCAACTGGGAGGAATCGTATGGGATGAGCGTGTTGCCTTTTCTTTCTGTACTTACCAATCCGTGTGCTGTTTCTTTCTCCTTTTTCGCTCTCCATCCATGTACAATCACGTGATACCACGTGAACAAGCCCATTGGTCGCCCCTTTTCTTTATTGTACTTGTGTCATTGTTACACTGTAAACGGTACATATGTTATTATAATAGGTTCATAAGCGGAAATTGGTTTTGGAGGCCTTCAAATGCAAAATTCCAAATTCGTGAAAATTCATACTTTCACATTTAAAAAAATTCTGACAAAAGTACAGATATAGATGAAGGCATAATGCACAAGTGTGTAAATTTTTCGCACGAAATACGTTAAAATAAGGGTCGTGAAAAAAACAACAAATCTATGGCTTTCTAAACATAATACTATTCATCTTTTACAccatgaatttgtcttttttgtacagGTCGCATTTCAACGTATTTCATCCTGAAATTTTATACACACACACCTCACATCCTTATTTAGTTGTACAATTTTTTGCAGATATTTTTGAAACAAAAAATATTgaaatttgaattttttgaaaaatCTGCCTCCATGAAGGCCGAGATCCAAAACGCCGTACTCGTTTATCAGGGATTAATTACACCATCAATATAACATGTAGTCTCTGAGAATCCAACATAAACTATGAGCCGCTGAGAGATCTATGCGCGGTTCAAATCCAAAGTATTAGCAGCATCTTGCTTTTCTGTGGCCCATAGGAACCCAACGGATGTGGCCATCGAACGGCTTACTGACACTGAAACTTCCAACTATGTTCTACTTCTATGGTTCCTCTGTTCTATGGCTGGAGGCGCCGTGATTCCCGGGTCCCTGCACCACCCCATTACAAGGACACCACCGCTGAGCTGGCCAGACCCACCTTAGCCGATGCAGGGAGATTTTTTCTTCGCAGAAACACCCCAAGGGTAATTTATTTCTGAGATGTGTTAAGAACAATACAAGCAACAATTACACAACAAGGACCCTGcagaaaaaagaaaagacagaaagTCACACAGAGAGGTCCAACTAAAAAGCAGTCATCATCTTCACCCTAGCCTTCCCTTCCAACTCCGGCCAATCAACGGTGGCAGGAAGGCAACAACTCCACTGCCACCAAGCCTGGCAGGAAGAGATGTCGTGGCGATGACAATAGGGATGGAGGACAGAAACCTCACCATGTACGGCTATTGGCGTCGCCTCGCCGATCGCCCAGGGGTCAAAAAATCTCATCAGATCACCAGATCTGCGAGCACCATGAGCCGCCAACACCTCGACGAAGCCAACCACTGCATAAAAAAGGGTAAGAGCAGTGACAAGTTTATTTCCCCTCAGACAACATCTCCCCCGCCACATCATTGCCAGCTGAAAACCTCAGACCACCCCCCTATATACCCCAAGGCCGAGATCCAGGGTTCCCCCAACCACATGGCGATGAACCAACCGACAGAGGGGGAGGGAAACACCAGAATCACGAGGGGGCGCGGTGGCTGCAAGCGGCTTcctgagttctccattctataaTACCAGGAAGGGAAAGTAGTTGATACATAGAGCTAAGGGCATCTCCATCGCGGAACCTCAAAACGCTCGCCATCCAATGTAGTAAATCATCAGTCCATGGACGCGTCGGGTTATCTAAAATCCCAAAACCAGACGCAAACCAGTGGGATCTTTGCGGGCTCTGTATCGCAACTACTTGTCCGAAACCCTGGTGCCACCCAAAAACATCTCCCCTTTCACCTGCGCAACCCCACCTCCAATCCATGTAATGCGTTCATATCGGTCCAGAGCagatgcgacctctcactggaGCCAGTATTGAAGCGGTGCGCCGGCCGAGAGCGACGCCCGCGCCATTCTCGATCTCTGCACCTATTCAATGCTGGAGAGGTGTGACTGGAAGCGACGGCTATCCAACGCATTCAAATAGGTTGCCCGCCCAACATTAAATAGGCGTGCCGACCGAGAAAGCCACTCCGGAGCCGGCATTGACACAACTCGCCACTTGAGCTGGCAGGCACCCGCTATTTAAGTGTGGCCACAGCCGACACGATCCGCAGTGCACCACGTCGGCTTCCGATCCTCCCTGTGTGCACCACCATGATTATGATCTCTAGAGCGACGTGGGAGAGCGTCTCGATGGAGCGGAAGCACGAGTTGGTTAGTCTTGTGGCCAGTTGGCAGGCCCATCATGCACGGCGGATAGAGGCCGGCTTGCCGGTGAGCTCGCCGGAGGTGAGCGACGATGCCCCGACAATGGAGGAAGTATCCGAGGATGAGTCGGTGCCCCACCCGCACCGGTCCATGCTGGCTTCACCATGGAGTAGGCCCAATTGCACTTCAACGTCATCATCGCGGAGGTGCAGCCGGTGTCCATCCGGCTGGTGCAGGACGAGCAACACTACAACCTCGCCTCCTCGTACCTCATCGGTTGATGGAGTGCCAAATCTACAGCGAGTTCGCGAGCGCGGAGGCTGTGGCGTTCATGGCCGCGAAGGAACCGAACTTCGTCGAGGAGTAGCAGGTGCTCTACGAGGCCACGTGAAGCGCTCACACTGGCCGCAACGCGATCACGGCGGAGCTAGATGCGCAGGCGGCGCTGGTGCCACAGAAGATCGCTGAAGGGTACATCGGCAGCTCCATGTCGTTTGCGCCGCCCGCACGGTTCGCGCCGGGCCACAAGGAGCACCAGGCCGACCCATCCACGTCTATCGTGAGTCTCACCCCAACTGGCGACGTTTAGGCCGTGGACTCCGACGAGGAAGAGTTGGACATGGGAGACGGATACGCCTCGTGTCCCATGTCTTACTCTTTCTCGTCGGCGACCCGCATCTTCACTTCCAGATGCTCACGGCCGGCATATGCAGGACATGTGGAACACTAAGGACTTGGAAGACGGATGCCAGCGAAGATTTGGACTCGGTTAACTTCAGGACACTTTTGATTAACGAACTATGTCGAAAATGTAATGAATGTATTCCGGTTTACATGGAAAATCATCCAGCTTGCAAACAAATCATCTGTTTTTGTTCAAACTACGAGTGAAATGTGTCCAGACCGATGGTGTATACTATATGATTGGATGGCCAAGTCCCGTATCATGCATCCGCAGACGAATAATGTGTCTATTTCCGTTTTGGGGATAGAGATGCCCTAAGCCAAGTAGTGTGTCCATCCTCCGACCGACGTCATCTCATTCCATAGCCTTCGCCTCTATATAAGCTCTGCCCCTCTCCCCTCCCCTTTGCACCATCGATCACCACTGCCGATCGCTGGCTCGCTAGTCAAGTGAAGTTGGAATAGCTAGGTAGCTAGCTAGCAAGCATGAGTGGCGTGTGGGTGTTTGAGGGCGGGATGGTGAGGCGGGCGGACAGCGAGGCGCCGGGcacgggcggggcggcgcggccgGGCAAGGTGCTGGTGCATGTGCCGAGCGGCGAGGTGGTGACCTCGTACGAGGTTCTGGAGCGGCGGCTGCGGGAGCTGGGGTGGGAGCGCTACCTCAACGACCCCTGCCTCCTCCAGTTCCACCAGCGCTCCACGGTGCACCTCATCTCCGTCCCGCGCGACTTCGCCCGCCTCAAGCTCGTCCACATGCACGACGTCGTCGTCAAGACCCGCAACGTCTTCCAGGTCCGCGACGCCTGAGAGTAGCTTCAGCTGGCATGCATGCTTTGTGTAATCTACCACCGTACCGTATGTTCGTGTTGCATGTGTTCGATCGAATTGCGAGGGAGTATATGTAATAGCGCGTGCGTGTGGCTTGCCGTTCTGCATGGGTGTATATCTCAATAAGGCTCCGTCAACAGGGGACTCCGGCCTACTCGTTTGAGACTTTGGGTTGTTTGAACTGTTTCTTCGGTTTTGCTATTTCTGAGGTGCTTGAAATTTTGTTTTGCATCAGTTAATTTTCTCCCTCTTCCTGTCCTCTTGGCCGGACCTCGTAGGAGAAGAACTAGCCCCACCATCCATATAAAGTGAAGCCACGGTCCCTTTATCTACATTAGGGGGAAGCCGCAACTCCATTATCTATCTTagtggtgggggtgggggaattgcATGGGATCGTTTGAAGGTTTTCATCTGTGGTGCCGGGATTACAGGGATGCCGGGGCGGTGACCAGCAATCGCAGTGGGGGGAGGTTCTGGGGAGGGTGGGGCGGCATGGCGGTGCGCGTTagcgcccaccggccgcgggggTGGATGCTGGCGACGGTTGATGGATCAGATCGTGGCTCGAGGAAGAAGGTGATTAAGAGGAAGAAGATGACCTGTGAGCCGTTAGATGCAGGTCGGACGGTCATGAAACAAGGTGACTGCTGCAAACAGTTTTTTCAGGCATCTAATGATTAGACTCTCCCTTGTTTCTTTCCATC
The sequence above is a segment of the Aegilops tauschii subsp. strangulata cultivar AL8/78 chromosome 6, Aet v6.0, whole genome shotgun sequence genome. Coding sequences within it:
- the LOC109785623 gene encoding flowering-promoting factor 1-like protein 4 — encoded protein: MSGVWVFEGGMVRRADSEAPGTGGAARPGKVLVHVPSGEVVTSYEVLERRLRELGWERYLNDPCLLQFHQRSTVHLISVPRDFARLKLVHMHDVVVKTRNVFQVRDA